A genomic stretch from Desulfatiglans anilini DSM 4660 includes:
- a CDS encoding ATP-binding protein: protein MNLSEILLRHRDRIIHEWVERLHGDVSPTYSALPEENLLRTIPAVTDANYAVLTTGDHSKIDAFIEWIGNIRSRAGFSVSEVQKAFELYRTILLPIFAAELETPDLLPAIHRLNDCLSYTLHRFSDHFQALHNAEIKRYAQTLEVKVAERTRQLAESESKYRTLVEKIRDGYFVSRAGRILFANKAFCSMHGYPKKDVLGRPFTDFVAAGSLGKIRWIDEGQPPGRSHGKQYVYNRLHRNGTELPTENTVTLALYEGEAATIGISRDIAERVEIERRVREAEALARIGHLTTSLAHEIRNPLSSVKMSVQMILKNTGFGATDQRRLEILAQQISRLEAIVGDMLDLAKPLRLASAPASIIDAIEMSLEVLEAKLNEKRIHVRKRFGKALPLLAVDREKMEQAIINLLLNAVEAVEAEGRIQLAVRLLRKENAVEVAICDNGPGVSPEDLPYLFDPFFSKKTKGTGLGLANTKRIVEAHGASIHASPAQGGGLCFFMVFPISPGPSAGSDIET, encoded by the coding sequence ATGAATCTTTCCGAGATCCTGCTCCGGCATCGGGATCGGATCATCCACGAGTGGGTCGAAAGGCTCCATGGGGACGTGAGCCCCACGTATTCGGCCTTGCCCGAGGAGAACCTCCTAAGGACCATCCCGGCGGTGACGGATGCCAACTACGCCGTCCTGACCACGGGCGATCACTCGAAAATCGACGCCTTCATTGAGTGGATCGGCAACATCCGCTCGAGAGCCGGGTTTTCGGTATCCGAGGTCCAGAAGGCCTTCGAGCTCTACCGGACCATCCTCCTGCCCATTTTCGCCGCCGAACTGGAAACCCCGGACCTGCTGCCGGCCATCCACCGTCTGAACGACTGCCTCAGCTACACCCTGCATCGATTCAGTGATCATTTCCAGGCCCTCCACAACGCCGAGATCAAAAGGTACGCCCAGACGCTCGAGGTCAAGGTCGCCGAGCGTACCCGGCAGTTGGCCGAATCCGAATCGAAGTACCGCACGCTGGTCGAAAAGATCCGGGACGGGTATTTCGTAAGCCGGGCGGGAAGGATCCTCTTCGCCAACAAGGCGTTTTGCAGCATGCACGGCTACCCTAAAAAGGATGTGCTCGGGCGGCCGTTCACCGACTTCGTCGCAGCCGGATCGCTCGGGAAGATCCGGTGGATCGACGAAGGGCAACCGCCGGGGAGATCGCACGGCAAGCAGTATGTCTACAACCGGCTTCACCGCAACGGAACGGAGCTGCCCACCGAGAACACGGTGACGCTCGCACTGTACGAGGGAGAGGCGGCGACCATCGGCATCTCCCGGGACATCGCGGAGCGGGTGGAAATCGAACGGCGGGTGCGGGAAGCGGAAGCCCTTGCACGCATCGGCCACCTGACGACATCCCTCGCCCACGAGATCCGCAACCCCTTGTCATCCGTCAAGATGAGCGTCCAGATGATCCTGAAGAACACCGGCTTCGGCGCGACGGACCAGCGGAGGCTCGAGATCCTCGCCCAGCAGATCTCCCGCCTCGAAGCCATCGTGGGCGACATGCTCGACCTCGCCAAACCCCTCCGTTTGGCTTCTGCGCCCGCCTCCATCATCGACGCGATCGAGATGTCGCTCGAGGTCCTCGAGGCCAAGCTCAACGAAAAGCGGATTCACGTGCGCAAACGATTCGGCAAGGCGCTCCCTCTCCTTGCCGTCGACCGGGAAAAGATGGAGCAGGCGATCATCAACCTTCTCCTGAACGCGGTCGAAGCGGTGGAGGCGGAGGGGCGCATTCAGCTCGCGGTCCGGCTTCTGCGAAAAGAAAACGCCGTCGAGGTGGCGATATGCGACAATGGCCCCGGGGTGAGCCCTGAAGACCTGCCCTATCTCTTCGACCCGTTCTTCAGCAAGAAAACGAAAGGCACCGGCCTCGGGCTCGCCAACACCAAACGCATCGTCGAGGCCCACGGGGCGTCGATCCACGCCTCCCCCGCGCAGGGAGGCGGTCTCTGTTTCTTCATGGTGTTCCCCATTTCGCCGGGACCGTCCGCGGGCTCCGACATCGAAACATGA
- a CDS encoding sigma-54-dependent transcriptional regulator: MAKPTLLIVDDEPSSLELLEGYLRDKGFHVACAVTGTECIDKARSLQPDVVILDVRLPDRSGLEILKELRKGENPPYVIIITAFHDMGTTIQAIRSGAFEYIPKPIDVDELEDAIQRALELSRMRRRQAPAGRPRDQEFKKGEIIGKTREMNEIFKTIGVLSANRVNVLIEGETGTGKELVARAIHSHSAWKDQPFVAINCSAIVENLLESELFGHEKGAFTGAVSSKKGMFEIAEAGTLFLDEVGEIPVELQAKLLRVLQEKEFLRVGGEKPLQLKARIIAATNRNLRSMVRKGAFREDLFYRLSVATVRIPPLRDRQADIPMIVDYLLKRIGTELQHRIEGVEEAAMQRMIRYSWPGNVRELENILTRAAILTKGNLITDAVTAPLLNKTHPGKGTDEPPKAPENQPAESERERILRVLNEVHWHYGKACEQLGISRPTLSRRMKLYGIESKSRRGRSS; the protein is encoded by the coding sequence ATGGCCAAACCAACCCTGCTGATCGTCGACGATGAACCCTCTTCGCTCGAACTCCTGGAGGGCTATCTCCGTGACAAAGGATTCCATGTCGCCTGCGCCGTGACCGGCACCGAATGCATCGATAAGGCCCGCTCGCTGCAGCCCGACGTCGTCATCCTGGACGTGCGGCTGCCGGACAGAAGCGGACTGGAGATCCTGAAGGAACTCCGGAAGGGAGAGAATCCCCCCTATGTGATCATCATCACCGCCTTTCACGACATGGGCACCACCATCCAGGCGATCCGCTCCGGCGCCTTCGAGTACATCCCCAAACCCATCGATGTCGACGAACTGGAAGACGCCATCCAGAGAGCACTCGAGCTGTCGAGGATGCGCAGGCGCCAGGCTCCCGCCGGAAGGCCCCGGGACCAGGAATTCAAAAAGGGCGAGATCATCGGCAAGACCAGGGAGATGAACGAGATCTTCAAGACGATCGGCGTCTTGTCCGCCAACCGGGTCAATGTCCTGATCGAGGGTGAAACCGGGACCGGCAAGGAGTTGGTCGCCCGTGCCATCCACTCTCACAGCGCCTGGAAGGACCAGCCCTTCGTCGCGATCAACTGCTCGGCCATCGTCGAAAACCTCCTCGAAAGCGAGCTTTTCGGCCACGAAAAAGGCGCCTTCACCGGCGCGGTCTCCTCCAAGAAGGGGATGTTCGAGATCGCCGAAGCCGGCACCCTCTTCCTGGACGAAGTGGGCGAGATCCCGGTCGAACTGCAGGCAAAGCTCCTTCGAGTCCTCCAGGAAAAGGAATTTCTGCGCGTGGGCGGCGAAAAACCCCTGCAGCTCAAGGCCCGGATCATCGCGGCAACGAACCGGAACCTCCGCAGCATGGTCCGCAAGGGTGCCTTCAGGGAGGACCTCTTCTACCGGTTGAGCGTAGCCACCGTCCGGATCCCTCCCCTCAGGGATCGTCAGGCCGATATCCCCATGATCGTCGACTACCTTCTGAAACGTATCGGCACCGAGCTGCAGCACCGGATCGAGGGCGTCGAAGAAGCCGCGATGCAGCGGATGATTCGCTATTCCTGGCCGGGGAATGTGCGGGAGTTGGAAAACATCCTCACCAGAGCGGCAATTCTCACCAAGGGGAACCTCATCACGGACGCAGTGACCGCCCCCCTCCTGAATAAGACCCATCCGGGAAAAGGAACTGATGAGCCCCCAAAAGCTCCGGAAAACCAGCCGGCCGAATCCGAGCGCGAGCGGATCCTGCGGGTCCTGAACGAGGTCCACTGGCATTACGGCAAGGCCTGCGAACAGCTCGGGATCTCCCGCCCCACCCTGAGCAGGCGGATGAAGCTCTACGGCATCGAGTCGAAATCCCGGCGCGGACGTTCGAGCTGA